A stretch of Ranitomeya variabilis isolate aRanVar5 chromosome 3, aRanVar5.hap1, whole genome shotgun sequence DNA encodes these proteins:
- the CRYBA1 gene encoding beta-crystallin A3 isoform X2 — translation MEIPTVQTERDITSEKMAQTNPLPVPLGPWKITVYDQENFQGKRMEFTSSCANIMECGFDNIRSLKVECGAWIGYEHTSFCGQQFVLERGEYPRWDAWSGSNAYHIERLMSFRPICSAFELQNHKESKLVIFEKENFIGRQWEMCDDYPSLQAMGWGNNEVGAMRVRCGAWVCYQYPGYRGYQYILECDHHGGEYKHWREWGSHAQTSQIQSIRRIQQ, via the exons ATGGAGATTCCCACAGTTCAGACTGAGCGAG ACATCACCTCTGAAAAAATGGCCCAAACTAACCCGCTTCCCGTTCCTCTGGGACCCTGGAAG ATCACAGTGTATGACCAAGAAAATTTCCAAGGAAAAAGGATGGAATTTACTTCCTCCTGTGCAAACATCATGGAGTGTGGCTTCGATAACATTAGGTCTCTTAAGGTGGAATGTGGAGC ATGGATTGGATATGAGCACACAAGTTTCTGCGGTCAACAGTTCGTCTTGGAGAGAGGAGAATACCCTCGCTGGGATGCGTGGAGCGGCAGCAATGCCTATCACATCGAACGCCTGATGTCTTTCCGCCCAATCTGTTCTGCT TTTGAATTGCAGAACCATAAGGAATCCAAACTGGTCATCTTTGAGAAAGAGAACTTCATTGGACGCCAGTGGGAGATGTGCGATGACTATCCATCTTTGCAGGCGATGGGCTGGGGCAACAATGAAGTTGGAGCCATGAGAGTTCGATGTGGCGC TTGGGTGTGCTATCAATATCCTGGCTATCGTGGTTACCAGTACATTTTGGAATGCGACCACCATGGAGGTGAATACAAGCACTGGAGAGAATGGGGTTCTCATGCCCAAACCTCCCAGATCCAGTCTATCCGACGCATCCA
- the CRYBA1 gene encoding beta-crystallin A3 isoform X3 has translation MEIPTVQTEREDITSEKMAQTNPLPVPLGPWKITVYDQENFQGKRMEFTSSCANIMECGFDNIRSLKVECGAWIGYEHTSFCGQQFVLERGEYPRWDAWSGSNAYHIERLMSFRPICSANHKESKLVIFEKENFIGRQWEMCDDYPSLQAMGWGNNEVGAMRVRCGAWVCYQYPGYRGYQYILECDHHGGEYKHWREWGSHAQTSQIQSIRRIQQ, from the exons ATGGAGATTCCCACAGTTCAGACTGAGCGAG aaGACATCACCTCTGAAAAAATGGCCCAAACTAACCCGCTTCCCGTTCCTCTGGGACCCTGGAAG ATCACAGTGTATGACCAAGAAAATTTCCAAGGAAAAAGGATGGAATTTACTTCCTCCTGTGCAAACATCATGGAGTGTGGCTTCGATAACATTAGGTCTCTTAAGGTGGAATGTGGAGC ATGGATTGGATATGAGCACACAAGTTTCTGCGGTCAACAGTTCGTCTTGGAGAGAGGAGAATACCCTCGCTGGGATGCGTGGAGCGGCAGCAATGCCTATCACATCGAACGCCTGATGTCTTTCCGCCCAATCTGTTCTGCT AACCATAAGGAATCCAAACTGGTCATCTTTGAGAAAGAGAACTTCATTGGACGCCAGTGGGAGATGTGCGATGACTATCCATCTTTGCAGGCGATGGGCTGGGGCAACAATGAAGTTGGAGCCATGAGAGTTCGATGTGGCGC TTGGGTGTGCTATCAATATCCTGGCTATCGTGGTTACCAGTACATTTTGGAATGCGACCACCATGGAGGTGAATACAAGCACTGGAGAGAATGGGGTTCTCATGCCCAAACCTCCCAGATCCAGTCTATCCGACGCATCCA
- the CRYBA1 gene encoding beta-crystallin A3 isoform X1, which produces MEIPTVQTEREDITSEKMAQTNPLPVPLGPWKITVYDQENFQGKRMEFTSSCANIMECGFDNIRSLKVECGAWIGYEHTSFCGQQFVLERGEYPRWDAWSGSNAYHIERLMSFRPICSAFELQNHKESKLVIFEKENFIGRQWEMCDDYPSLQAMGWGNNEVGAMRVRCGAWVCYQYPGYRGYQYILECDHHGGEYKHWREWGSHAQTSQIQSIRRIQQ; this is translated from the exons ATGGAGATTCCCACAGTTCAGACTGAGCGAG aaGACATCACCTCTGAAAAAATGGCCCAAACTAACCCGCTTCCCGTTCCTCTGGGACCCTGGAAG ATCACAGTGTATGACCAAGAAAATTTCCAAGGAAAAAGGATGGAATTTACTTCCTCCTGTGCAAACATCATGGAGTGTGGCTTCGATAACATTAGGTCTCTTAAGGTGGAATGTGGAGC ATGGATTGGATATGAGCACACAAGTTTCTGCGGTCAACAGTTCGTCTTGGAGAGAGGAGAATACCCTCGCTGGGATGCGTGGAGCGGCAGCAATGCCTATCACATCGAACGCCTGATGTCTTTCCGCCCAATCTGTTCTGCT TTTGAATTGCAGAACCATAAGGAATCCAAACTGGTCATCTTTGAGAAAGAGAACTTCATTGGACGCCAGTGGGAGATGTGCGATGACTATCCATCTTTGCAGGCGATGGGCTGGGGCAACAATGAAGTTGGAGCCATGAGAGTTCGATGTGGCGC TTGGGTGTGCTATCAATATCCTGGCTATCGTGGTTACCAGTACATTTTGGAATGCGACCACCATGGAGGTGAATACAAGCACTGGAGAGAATGGGGTTCTCATGCCCAAACCTCCCAGATCCAGTCTATCCGACGCATCCA